Proteins encoded by one window of Roseofilum capinflatum BLCC-M114:
- a CDS encoding NAD(P)H-quinone oxidoreductase subunit H, producing MTRIETKTDPMVINMGPHHPSMHGVLRLIVTLDGEDVIDCEPVIGYLHRGMEKIAENRTNIMFVPYVSRWDYAAGMFNEAITVNAPEQLAGIEVPKRASYIRVIMLELNRIANHLLWLGPFLADVGAQTPFFYIFRERELIYDLWEAATGQRLINNNYFRMGGVAADLPYGWVDKCIDFCDYFDPKVDEYEKLITNNPIFRRRIEGIGTISREEAINWGLSGPMLRGSGVKWDLRKVDHYECYDDFDWEVQWETAGDCFARYLVRIREMRESVKIIRQALKGLPGGPYENLEAKRMAGGPKSEWNGFDYQFLGKKLAPTFKIPSGEHYVRLESGKGELGVFIQGCDDIFPWRFKIRAADFNNLQILPHLLRGMKVADIMAILGSIDIIMGSVDR from the coding sequence ATGACTAGGATTGAGACCAAAACCGACCCAATGGTTATCAACATGGGGCCGCATCATCCCTCCATGCACGGAGTTTTGCGGTTAATCGTCACCCTCGACGGAGAAGACGTAATTGACTGCGAACCAGTCATCGGTTATCTCCATCGGGGTATGGAAAAGATCGCCGAAAACCGCACCAACATCATGTTTGTCCCCTATGTTAGCCGTTGGGACTATGCAGCAGGGATGTTTAATGAAGCCATCACCGTTAACGCTCCCGAACAACTAGCCGGGATCGAAGTCCCCAAGCGTGCGAGCTATATTCGGGTGATTATGCTCGAACTCAACCGCATTGCCAACCACCTCCTGTGGCTCGGCCCCTTCCTCGCTGATGTGGGCGCTCAAACGCCCTTCTTCTACATCTTTCGCGAACGAGAACTCATTTATGACCTCTGGGAAGCCGCCACCGGACAACGGCTGATTAACAACAACTATTTTCGCATGGGTGGCGTAGCCGCCGACCTCCCCTATGGTTGGGTTGATAAATGCATCGACTTTTGCGACTACTTCGATCCCAAAGTGGATGAATATGAAAAGCTGATTACCAATAACCCCATTTTCCGCCGTCGGATTGAAGGGATTGGCACAATTTCCCGCGAAGAAGCCATTAACTGGGGACTCTCTGGCCCCATGTTACGGGGTTCGGGTGTAAAGTGGGATTTACGCAAAGTAGACCACTATGAATGCTACGATGACTTCGATTGGGAAGTCCAATGGGAAACGGCTGGCGACTGCTTTGCTCGGTATCTGGTGCGGATTCGGGAAATGCGAGAATCGGTTAAGATTATTCGCCAAGCCTTGAAAGGATTACCCGGCGGCCCCTACGAGAACCTAGAAGCCAAACGGATGGCCGGGGGGCCAAAATCTGAATGGAATGGCTTTGATTATCAATTTTTGGGTAAAAAATTAGCACCAACGTTCAAAATTCCCTCTGGAGAACATTATGTTCGCCTAGAGTCTGGAAAAGGAGAACTGGGTGTATTTATTCAGGGATGTGATGATATTTTCCCTTGGCGCTTTAAGATTCGGGCTGCTGATTTTAATAATCTGCAAATTCTGCCCCATTTGTTGCGCGGTATGAAAGTTGCCGATATTATGGCGATTCTCGGTAGCATCGATATCATTATGGGATCGGTCGATCGCTAA
- a CDS encoding family 10 glycosylhydrolase, producing MSKSPEKPKGCGCSSIPISVIILCLGLGYGLFTQRHRLPIDQVLPHIKTALVALNIPIPESTPEPSISPSILPSPAPTTPSPKPSLSPSPTANKPTPERSVSPSPTPELVAASPSPSPTQKSEQTPAIRGIYLSRYLATANASERTIRDRVRYYKSQGINTIIHGVWGNGCTMYKSEVMKQKLGYESCPNQFQDQWIDWMIDEAHKQGMEVHAYFEKGIKIDEDSPIFDLAIDRRWIVAGVDKTHQGIDHYVLDVAVPEVASLLTEVLVEFVQKYPEVDAVQWDDYLGYHAELPGKSDRTQKLTDFVQNMIAQMKEANPNVSFDICHHNPYWAKTYFDADWENWDVDRVFIQVYNMDNFQDELKYVTANDGIAITERQFDYLPQLVNNPEIDSILLFPLEKPDKMAATYHQLISGNRE from the coding sequence ATGTCAAAATCCCCAGAAAAGCCCAAGGGATGCGGATGCTCTAGCATTCCTATTTCCGTAATTATTCTCTGTTTAGGACTAGGCTATGGGTTATTTACGCAACGTCACCGTTTACCTATCGACCAAGTTTTACCCCACATCAAAACTGCCCTGGTCGCCCTCAATATACCTATCCCAGAATCTACTCCAGAACCCTCTATCAGCCCTTCTATACTGCCTTCACCTGCCCCCACGACTCCCTCCCCAAAACCCTCTCTGAGTCCCTCCCCAACTGCAAATAAACCCACCCCAGAGCGATCGGTTAGTCCCTCTCCGACTCCAGAATTGGTGGCTGCATCTCCTTCCCCTTCCCCAACTCAGAAATCCGAGCAAACCCCTGCAATTCGCGGCATTTACCTGAGTCGATATCTGGCAACTGCCAACGCGAGTGAACGGACTATTCGCGATCGCGTGCGCTACTATAAAAGCCAAGGCATTAATACCATCATCCATGGGGTTTGGGGCAATGGTTGCACCATGTACAAAAGTGAAGTCATGAAGCAAAAATTAGGATATGAAAGTTGTCCTAACCAATTTCAAGATCAATGGATTGATTGGATGATTGATGAAGCCCATAAACAAGGAATGGAAGTCCATGCTTATTTCGAGAAAGGGATTAAAATTGATGAAGATAGCCCCATTTTTGATTTAGCCATAGATCGGCGTTGGATTGTGGCAGGAGTGGATAAAACCCATCAGGGAATCGATCATTATGTGCTAGATGTGGCAGTTCCTGAAGTCGCTTCTCTGTTAACTGAGGTTTTAGTGGAGTTTGTGCAGAAATACCCAGAAGTGGATGCCGTGCAATGGGATGATTATCTAGGCTATCATGCCGAACTCCCCGGCAAGAGCGATCGCACACAAAAACTAACTGATTTTGTCCAAAATATGATCGCCCAAATGAAAGAGGCTAATCCTAACGTAAGCTTTGATATTTGTCATCATAATCCCTATTGGGCGAAAACCTATTTTGATGCAGATTGGGAAAATTGGGATGTGGATCGGGTATTTATCCAAGTGTACAATATGGATAACTTCCAAGATGAGTTGAAGTATGTAACGGCCAATGATGGAATTGCGATTACCGAGCGACAATTTGACTATTTGCCTCAATTAGTGAATAATCCAGAAATCGATAGTATTTTACTCTTTCCCTTGGAAAAACCAGATAAAATGGCAGCAACTTATCATCAGTTGATCTCAGGGAAT
- a CDS encoding PAS domain S-box protein, with protein sequence MSSEFNQEQERIAALESQNQDLQAALAQVTQCWQDTVEELQTVKADLERLHRYQSESEKFLHLAINHIPEPIFWKDRDSVFLGCNQYFANFAGLTSPSEIIGKTDYDLPWQREETEKYRADDRRVMESDTPELKFVESIQQQDGNHHWVETNKVPLHDRSGEVVGILGTFIDITDRVIAEQNLQKLNQDLEQEVTDRTQKLQATEARLQRLADNLPGLIFQFRMERDGTPSFPYVSEGCRDLYGLDPENFIQSFDWVHPTDLPLLKQAIEKSRQSLKGFQHEHRIITPQGEVKWVQVISRPEKQPDGAVVWDGMIIDIGDRKQTEERLRQQEAQYRQIFETVTDGLAIVDLEAGKLVQINRAFHQMHDYEYEEFMQLSMADFIHPQALPLFANFLSEIKAGRSFTCLGMNVDRHGHLIEVEVKGIPYPYQDKTHALAILRDVSDRKRQERALQSIVEGTASQTGEGFFQSCVKFIALSLQVAYAFIVEVTDEENQLSGNVLAAWEQSDFGETFAYELQGTPCINVVQNKTMCRYTQDLQSRFPGDRYLIEIEAESYVGIPILNPQEELLGFIAVLDTKPMETDLDWQASILEIFAARAGAEIERIRAENALRQKEALLQMTLEAGKMGCWSWNRYTNDVMWSDGVEGILGLPPGSFQGRFEDYVGLIHPEDRDSVLSVIEETLEKEEEFSIEHRIVSAEGKIQWLRSIGETWRNEQGEAIGLLGSVLNDTHRKMAEIALTKSAQRIEKQAQRAELLNQIANQIRTSLDLDQILQTTVHEIQQFLEVDRTHFAWYVEEADRAYWDIVSEVTIEGLPSFVGKHPVDNFGPLSELLLSRKIVQLDDISTVEDQETQEILMALGNQSMLVLPIATELEQFGIIACIQTQRVRPWRTHEVDFLEAVVAQVAIALQQADLLWQSQSRAQELERLLEQLKWTQTQLIQSEKMSGLGQMVAGVAHEINNPVNFIHGNISHAQTYSQDLMNLVKLYQQYYPQPHPDIQAEIEVIDLEFIQEDCQKIFHSMKVGTHRIREIVQSLRTFSRLDESELKAVDLHEGIESTLSILNPRLRAMSWRSEIEVIKDYGQLPLVECYARQLNQVFMNILGNALDALEEKERHLPSEKSARNKIWIETRDMGRNVVIQITDNGLGMSKETQRKLFDPFYTTKPVGKGTGLGLSISYQIITEKHGGSLSCLSVPGETTFKIEIPIVHQK encoded by the coding sequence ATGTCCTCAGAATTTAATCAGGAGCAAGAACGAATAGCTGCCCTTGAGTCTCAAAACCAAGACCTACAAGCTGCTCTAGCTCAAGTGACTCAATGTTGGCAAGACACCGTTGAGGAACTACAAACGGTTAAAGCCGATTTAGAGCGTCTACACAGATATCAATCTGAGTCCGAAAAGTTTTTACATTTAGCGATTAACCATATTCCCGAACCCATCTTCTGGAAAGATCGGGATTCTGTATTTCTGGGCTGTAATCAATATTTTGCCAACTTTGCTGGTTTAACTTCTCCTTCAGAAATTATTGGTAAAACGGATTATGATTTACCTTGGCAACGAGAAGAAACGGAAAAATATCGAGCCGACGATCGCCGGGTTATGGAATCCGATACCCCAGAATTAAAGTTTGTGGAATCGATTCAACAACAAGATGGAAACCATCATTGGGTGGAAACTAATAAAGTTCCGTTGCACGATCGTTCTGGGGAAGTGGTGGGTATTTTAGGAACATTTATTGATATTACCGATCGAGTGATTGCCGAGCAAAATCTGCAAAAACTGAATCAAGATCTGGAACAAGAAGTTACGGATCGAACTCAAAAGTTACAAGCGACGGAAGCTCGATTACAACGGTTAGCCGATAATCTGCCTGGATTGATTTTCCAATTTCGGATGGAAAGGGATGGGACTCCCTCCTTTCCCTATGTTTCTGAAGGGTGTCGAGATTTGTATGGACTCGATCCGGAAAACTTTATCCAATCGTTTGATTGGGTTCATCCTACAGATTTACCGTTGCTAAAACAAGCGATCGAGAAATCGAGACAATCCCTAAAAGGATTTCAGCATGAACATCGGATTATTACTCCCCAGGGGGAGGTGAAGTGGGTACAGGTGATTTCGCGACCGGAAAAACAGCCAGATGGGGCAGTCGTCTGGGATGGGATGATTATTGACATTGGCGATCGCAAGCAAACTGAAGAGCGTTTACGTCAACAGGAAGCCCAATACCGGCAAATTTTTGAAACGGTCACTGATGGATTAGCCATTGTCGATCTAGAGGCTGGAAAGCTCGTGCAAATTAATCGGGCATTTCACCAGATGCATGATTATGAGTATGAAGAATTTATGCAATTATCCATGGCTGACTTTATTCACCCCCAGGCTTTGCCTTTATTTGCCAATTTCCTCTCGGAAATTAAAGCTGGGCGCTCTTTTACTTGTCTGGGAATGAATGTCGATCGCCACGGTCATCTGATTGAAGTCGAAGTTAAAGGGATTCCCTATCCTTACCAAGACAAAACCCATGCTTTAGCTATCCTGCGAGATGTGAGCGATCGCAAGCGTCAAGAACGCGCTCTGCAATCGATTGTGGAAGGAACAGCTTCCCAAACGGGAGAAGGTTTTTTTCAATCTTGTGTTAAATTTATTGCCCTATCTCTACAGGTGGCTTATGCTTTTATTGTTGAAGTAACCGATGAAGAGAATCAACTCTCAGGCAATGTCCTAGCGGCTTGGGAGCAATCAGATTTTGGAGAAACCTTTGCATATGAGCTTCAAGGGACTCCCTGTATTAATGTGGTGCAAAATAAAACCATGTGTCGTTATACCCAGGATCTCCAGTCCCGATTTCCTGGCGATCGCTACTTGATAGAGATTGAAGCAGAAAGTTATGTGGGGATACCCATCTTAAATCCCCAAGAAGAATTACTAGGGTTTATTGCCGTTTTGGATACTAAACCCATGGAAACCGATCTAGACTGGCAGGCTTCCATTTTAGAGATTTTTGCCGCACGAGCAGGAGCAGAAATAGAAAGAATACGAGCTGAAAACGCCTTGCGCCAGAAAGAAGCCCTCTTACAAATGACCCTAGAGGCGGGCAAAATGGGCTGTTGGAGTTGGAATCGTTACACTAATGATGTGATGTGGTCGGATGGAGTCGAAGGGATTTTAGGGTTACCTCCAGGCTCGTTTCAGGGCCGGTTTGAAGACTATGTTGGCTTGATTCACCCAGAGGATCGAGACTCAGTGTTGTCTGTAATTGAAGAAACTTTAGAGAAAGAGGAAGAATTTAGTATTGAACACCGTATTGTCAGTGCAGAGGGTAAAATCCAATGGTTGCGCTCAATTGGGGAAACTTGGCGCAATGAGCAGGGGGAGGCGATCGGATTATTGGGATCGGTACTTAATGATACCCATCGTAAGATGGCGGAGATTGCCCTGACCAAATCTGCTCAACGGATTGAAAAACAGGCCCAACGAGCTGAATTACTCAATCAAATTGCCAATCAAATCCGCACGTCCCTGGATCTCGACCAGATTCTCCAAACTACGGTACACGAAATTCAACAGTTTTTAGAAGTCGATCGCACTCATTTTGCCTGGTATGTGGAAGAAGCCGATCGAGCCTATTGGGATATCGTTTCTGAAGTCACCATTGAAGGTCTACCCAGTTTTGTGGGTAAACATCCGGTGGATAATTTTGGCCCCCTATCGGAGCTATTGTTATCTCGGAAAATTGTCCAACTCGATGATATTTCTACGGTTGAAGACCAAGAAACCCAAGAGATATTAATGGCTCTAGGCAATCAGTCTATGCTGGTTCTGCCGATCGCCACCGAATTAGAACAGTTTGGGATTATTGCCTGTATCCAGACTCAACGGGTGCGGCCTTGGCGCACTCATGAGGTGGATTTTCTCGAAGCTGTAGTCGCTCAAGTGGCGATCGCCCTTCAACAAGCTGATTTACTCTGGCAAAGTCAAAGCCGTGCCCAAGAACTCGAACGGCTTTTAGAGCAACTCAAATGGACGCAAACTCAGTTAATTCAAAGTGAAAAAATGTCAGGTTTAGGGCAAATGGTAGCGGGAGTTGCCCACGAAATTAACAATCCGGTTAATTTTATTCATGGCAATATTTCCCATGCCCAAACCTATAGCCAAGATTTAATGAATTTGGTGAAGCTGTATCAACAGTATTATCCTCAGCCCCATCCAGACATTCAAGCAGAAATTGAAGTAATTGATTTAGAGTTTATTCAGGAAGATTGCCAGAAAATTTTCCATTCAATGAAAGTGGGAACCCATCGAATTCGGGAAATTGTCCAATCTTTACGCACCTTTTCTCGTTTGGATGAGTCAGAACTGAAAGCGGTAGATTTGCATGAAGGAATTGAGAGTACCCTCAGTATCTTAAACCCTCGCCTACGGGCAATGAGTTGGCGGTCAGAAATTGAGGTGATTAAAGATTATGGTCAATTGCCTCTAGTGGAATGTTATGCCAGACAACTCAATCAGGTGTTTATGAATATTTTAGGCAATGCGCTCGATGCTTTAGAAGAGAAAGAACGCCATCTGCCATCAGAGAAGAGCGCTAGGAATAAGATTTGGATTGAAACTAGGGACATGGGGCGAAATGTGGTGATTCAGATTACAGATAATGGACTGGGGATGAGTAAGGAAACTCAAAGAAAGCTTTTTGACCCGTTTTATACGACTAAACCGGTGGGGAAAGGAACGGGTTTAGGGCTATCGATTAGCTATCAAATTATTACGGAAAAACATGGGGGTTCTCTCTCTTGTCTCTCTGTGCCTGGAGAAACAACATTTAAGATAGAAATCCCGATTGTGCATCAAAAATAA
- a CDS encoding EVE domain-containing protein, with protein sequence MAYWLLKSEPTDYSITDLERDRTTLWDGVRNYQARNFLREMKIGDYAFIYHSNAKPPGIVGLAQVIRENVVDPTQFDPQDKHYDPKATPENPRWQTVEIEFIQHFHRLISTTDLKQQFSPEELLVVKRGNRLSVMPILDGVAEKILASI encoded by the coding sequence ATGGCTTATTGGTTGTTAAAATCAGAACCCACAGATTATAGTATTACGGATTTAGAGCGCGATCGCACCACCCTTTGGGATGGAGTACGCAACTATCAAGCCAGAAACTTCCTGCGAGAGATGAAAATCGGTGATTACGCCTTTATTTATCACTCCAACGCCAAACCTCCAGGAATTGTTGGACTAGCCCAAGTGATTCGGGAAAATGTGGTTGATCCGACCCAATTCGATCCCCAAGATAAGCATTATGACCCCAAAGCTACACCAGAAAATCCCCGTTGGCAAACCGTAGAAATTGAATTTATTCAACACTTTCACCGCCTCATCTCCACTACAGACTTAAAACAGCAATTTTCTCCAGAAGAGCTGTTAGTGGTTAAACGAGGCAACCGCTTATCCGTGATGCCGATTTTAGATGGAGTAGCTGAAAAAATTCTAGCATCAATTTAG